One part of the Ranitomeya imitator isolate aRanImi1 chromosome 10, aRanImi1.pri, whole genome shotgun sequence genome encodes these proteins:
- the LOC138651915 gene encoding sialic acid-binding Ig-like lectin 13: MMLVSHVTYCWVLTFLLLQMFSYIGCDPDYTLTTLNVTAQVGLCVYIPCTFTIPSGISIGPSAIGFWKINENSAGTMASTDKPSSRMFFTGKISDRDCSFLMNDVMKSDKNNYFFRFEQESVKYSYTDYKSNLTVTDLTDKPEISVGTLEAGKEATVTCKSPGVCAGTAPGFTWTGQHGVSSNYNNSYPNRTSIHFSKITFTPARSDNGKSLECKVAFLSDTAVTQETITLNVTYPPNVIIAIRGGVRDNTFIAKEGGSTQINCTVDSNPIAEITLLLENEKKKTITGQWLTYNLTNISPSDAGKYLCKGKNNLGSSEKNIDIIVHYAPRTPNIKCVTTEDCRTGEEHMVYIMEDTTSTLVCTAKSFPEASLTWIPPGSNNTKYSVAQGHLSFNKVSLSDEGQFTCVASNIYGMSNSSIIIKVTPQPRNDTGIIIAVSCVVVFVLLLIGGILVVYYFRKKKLSKKSEDKKEMNADDSSVIYANSDVHVHGNQTQQAGTNSVYSVPEDNNTSEYMNVDDIHYATIDFSKLKPKNAPKNIEIQYAEVKR; the protein is encoded by the exons ACATCGGCTGTGATCCAGATTATACCCTAACTACACTGAATGTGACGGCACAAGTTGGACTCTGCGTTTACATCCCATGTACATTTACCATACCCAGCGGAATAAGCATAGGCCCATCAGCCATAGGATtctggaaaataaatgaaaattcAGCAGGGACCATGGCCTCTACTGACAAACCATCAAGTAGAATGTTCTTTACTGGAAAAATCTCCGATAGAGACTGTTCCTTTTTAATGAACGATGTTATGAAAAGTgataaaaacaattattttttcagaTTTGAACAAGAATCGGTAAAGTACAGTTATACAGATTATAAGTCAAACCTGACTGTAACAG ACTTGACAGACAAACCTGAGATCTCTGTGGGGACGTTGGAGGCCGGTAAAGAAGCAACTGTCACCTGTAAAAGTCCTGGTGTCTGCGCTGGGACGGCTCCTGGCTTCACATGGACTGGACAACATGGAGTATCATCGAATTATAACAATTCTTACCCAAATCGCACCAGCATTCACTTCTCTAAGATCACCTTCACACCTGCAAGGAGCGACAATGGGAAATCATTAGAGTGTAAGGTCGCCTTCCTCTCTGACACAGCGGTCACACAAGAAACCATCACACTAAATGTCACGT ACCCGCCCAATGTGATCATTGCCATTAGAG GTGGTGTTAGAGACAATACTTTTATAGCCAAGGAAGGAGGCAGTACACAGATAAACTGCACAGTGGACAGCAACCCTATAGCCGAAATTACTTTGctactggaaaatgagaaaaaaaaaacaattaccggACAATGGCTTACCTACAACCTTACCAACATTAGTCCTAGTGATGCTGGGAAATACTTGTGTAAGGGAAAGAATAACCTTGGGAGCTCCGAAAAAAACATTGATATAATTGTTCACT atgCTCCAAGAACGCCCAATATAAAGTGTGTAACTACTGAAG ATTGTAGAACAGGTGAGGAGCACATGGTATACATCATGGAAGACACCACTTCAACTTTAGTCTGCACCGCAAAAAGCTTTCCGGAAGCTTCATTGACCTGGATACCGCCTGGTTCAAATAATACTAAGTATTCCGTTGCCCAAGGTCATCTCTCCTTTAACAAAGTATCTCTCAGTGATGAAGGACAGTTCACTTGTGTGGCCAGTAATATCTATGGGATGTCCAATTCCTCCATCATCATCAAGGTGACCC CTCAACCAAGGAACGACACTGGGATAATCATTGCCGTCAGCTGTGTAGTTGTCTTTGTGTTGTTGCTTATTGGAGGCATCTTAGTTGTGTATTATTTCAGAAA GAAAAAGTTGTCAAAGAAATCAGAAGACAAGAAAGAAATGAATGCTGATGACTCCAGCGTAATCTATGCAAACTCTGATGTGCACGTTCAT gGAAACCAAACCCAACAAGCTGGAACCAACTCAGTCTATTCAGTACCAGAGGACAACAACACCTCCGAATATATGAACGTTGATGACATACATTATGCCACCATTGATTTTTCAAAGCTGAAACCTAAAAATGCTCCAAAAAACATTGAAATTCAATATGCAGAAGTAAAAAGGTAG